The genomic interval TACTGATGAAACCAAAAATTCTGAAGAAGTCCAAATAATTGAAATGGACGTAACATATTCTGGATACAAACCAAATATTATATACATAAAGAAAGACGTGCCTGTTAGATGGATTATAAAAGATAAAGGAATCACGGGATGCACAAATGCTATTGTTTTGTATCATGAAAATGGTAAAATCAACAAAAAATTAAACCAAAAAGAAAACATAATTGAATTTACACCAACAAAACTTGGAGAACTAAAATTTAGTTGCTGGATGAGTATGGTTTGGGGAAAATTTATTGTTGTTGAAAATTAATAATTTAATATTTATATATGAAAAAAGAAAGTTTAAGAATTAAAGGAATGACTTGTGCAAGTTGCGCTCAAGTCATAGTTATTTCTCTAAAGAAAAACGAATTTATCAATTCAGCTGACGTAAATTTTGCAACAAAAAAAGCAACATTCGAATATGATAAAAATAATCTCAACATTGAAGATATTAAAAATATTATAATCAAAACTGGTTATCAAATTAACGACACAGAAGAAGCAAGCGCTGAAGTTGAAGAGAATGATGAAAAATGGTTATTTGCAAAAGTCATTGGTGCAATTGTTTTAACACTCCCTATCTTTGTAAGAATGTTTTGGATGTGGGAAATACCTGGAACCTTTCTAGGAACAAGTCTCACTAGTTGGGTACAACATGACCTTTCGTTTATTGTTGTATTTATTTTCGGATGGCAATTTCACAGAAATGCTTTTAAAGCTCTTTTGAAAAAGAGAGCTGACATGGATACTTTAATCTCTGTAGGAACCCTGTCGGCATATTTTTATAGTCTCTGGGCAATGTTCAATGGAGGTCACCTCTACTTCGAAAGTGCAGCAACAATTGCTTCCCTTATTTTGCTTGGTCGATATATGGAAATGAAAACCAAAAACAAAGCTTCAAGAGCCATGGAAAAACTAATGGAATTAGGAGTAAAGAAGGCTCGTGTTATTAGGATGGGAGAAGAAA from Patescibacteria group bacterium carries:
- a CDS encoding cupredoxin domain-containing protein, which gives rise to MFGFGAVVSIFSGSKIKKIIKISGAVVIILGFVMINRGLTNFGFGFSKIQLTPTQSVPNTDETKNSEEVQIIEMDVTYSGYKPNIIYIKKDVPVRWIIKDKGITGCTNAIVLYHENGKINKKLNQKENIIEFTPTKLGELKFSCWMSMVWGKFIVVEN